TTTCTTCAGGTCCAAGCTTGACCTAGTTTTCTTTGTAGTCttgtaaaataaaagtcaatCCAAAAATCTCAAAGAAGTATCAAAGTGCAAATTTTCAACAATGTCTTTAGAGTACAATCTTCCAAGTTgtcattttctttgaatttgtagtaaaaatctgagaatgaaagatgaacagtttttgagcccattaggcccctttgtcatatgtggtttctcttgaaccagtgcatctgaatttctgaaaaataaaaaatgcatgttaatgtagattttgtgttttcaattcaaattttcCCTTTGCATTTGTGTGGAtaagtatttgtgcaaaaaaaaaaataaaggaattcaGACCTTTGTCTGAAGATTTTTGTCATGGTTGTAAAaagaatagtgttgggcccattgagtctagtagtgttgcaaaattttctctaGTTCAATCTTGTGAGATCCTCtcattacaaaaaattaaaaaaaatgaatttcttttagcttgttccataagCTTTGAAAcatgcaaaaaaaaatgttttctttgtcatcttcttgtgacaagttcacacAGCTCAGGTCATCtaatccattgggtcaatgtgcctggtaagtccaacttccttctatgttacTTCTCCTCGGGTCCGATTCaatctggattttcccgtgtcagaaagtgaacaaaaaaaaaacatttttcaaacatttttctaaaatcaagttttctcatatcaatttttgcattgctcaccaagcctagtttctgcaTTGGTTCCCAACCCCTTGTTTCCATTATAGCTCataaagcccatttcccatattggcctgcaaagctcagtttccatactgacccgcactACTCAGATTCCACAAAggccaaaaatctcaattttcaCAATAAGCTCATAAAGCCCATTttccatactggcttgcaaagcccagcttccatgctgacccgcaaggcctaGTTTCCACAATAGCTCataaagcccatttcccatactggcttgcaaagcccagcttccatgctgacccgcaaggcccagtttccacaaaggccaaaaatctcaatttctacAATAGCTCATAAAGCCCATTTCctatactggcttgcaaagcccagtttccatgctggttcgcaaggcccagtttccacattggccgaAAAATCTCAGATTCCACATTGGCCcagaaagcccatttcccatactggcttgcaaagcccagttttcatgcTGGCTCGTAAGGCCCAAATTCCAcaaaggcaaaaaaaaaaaaaaaatccaatttccACAATAGCTCTCAAAAcctatttcccatactggcctgcaaagcccagttcctatgctgacccgcaaggcccagtttccattggccaagaaatcccaatttttccaatggctcacaaagcccATTTTCCACATCGGTCCGCAAGGTCCAGTTTTCAGACTGGTccgcaaagcccaattttcaaaacaaaaaaaaaaacaacaaaaacaaaaaaaaatctgtttttcaactggtatcatcattttcatttcattttacttttcttcatgcataaaaaaaaaatacgcaaaagttgagtcaattattttcgatgcaaatcatccattttatgagatttcaaaaaaaaaaatgtaatggatgtcataatctcatGTAGTCAAGTgatcaaatcacatattcttaagaggtATCTGTGtatgcattgcttgaaaacatcatccttcgACCTCCACCAAACCAGAGATtgacccaatcatgttcttgagcccaaataataaacacaaagttttacactggggcaaattttccattacctccactggctttcatttgggagattccTAAATCTGTtaggacaaaacaaaaacaaggaaaaaatgaataaataataaaaaatgaatgacttttgttgagatcatttagtcttgtctcctaattaatcttttgaaaataaagcaatcaaaaatttgaaatgatgtgtggccatctttcttcatccataaaataaaaatatatcctttgataccaaattcgagccaaaaagaaatttcttttcaaattttacccaaacaaggattaccatcacagtagaagtcaactcaaattgcaaaggaacacacttagtgatcaaatgaagagaattcctCGAAAGTGAAGCAAAAAcggaaagaatcacaaagtgatgacaaacaaagagtgaAATTTGCAAATTAGCAAAGAAAGTCAACAGTGTTGACGAATGACTGATACAAGGTgcagatggtaactcttgtttcaaataacccacaaaaatttatttgagcctttatatcatttctttcaacaccctttagcccaagccacattacaagcccaataaaagtccacacagattgaataatggttgcttaattTTTCATGAAGCTTAATTTtcagacaagacaaaaatgactaacaatgcagttgtaaaaaaaaaaaaagataatgatgaagaataaatgtcctcggatgaagggaactcccttttgattgagattatacaaaggaaaatcaagccaattggggTAATCCTTTCAAGCCAGtcatttccatatccatcacaaattcatatCCTGTTCAAATTCTTTCCCCGATTCCCAAACTAAGGGGCAACATTGTAAGTGTTACATAACCTTTCCGCCCATTCTTCAAAACTAAGGCAATTTTGTGAGTTTCATGTGTTTttggcccattcaaaatatggggcaactttgttaatctcacattttgtttcatctgtatattcgGTTCGTACCAAGACCAGGGCATCCCTtattgggcctctcagatttgtccgcactgaaattcatagatccaccctcaaaacaggagTAGACAttttggggctttgtatgattttgagtccatcttatcattcgtaaacccaaagtggggggcaaccttgttttgaacctcgcttaattgactcttACCCAAAACTAGGGATAACTCTGTGAGTAGCATGTGAATATTCAAATCTcagggcatcccttgttgggcctcgcatgatcttggttcgccccaaacttcaaaaatccatcaccaccaaaattagggcaatttgtaaatctcacatgatattctcactccctgattcatgacttattccctcgcaattcacagatacatttgtccatacctatCTTTTTACCATGCCCCAAACTAGAGTAGCTTCTGAGTATatactacctcacattggcaTTTGTAACTGTTTTAAGGAATAAGAGGCCCAAGTAGCCAACCCTATACCTGCCATAACCCTTCCAAATCCTTCCACACATTTGTCCCAACCCTTGATATCAGGCATGCATACACTAATGTTTCGAAAGAAATGTTGAGCACACAAgtttgaacatttgactttagaatttgacatccattgtaaaaaataaaatgaaggtctaaatcttcataaatttgttgatttcaaagaaaacaaattgactcaataaaaaaaagagtgtcatagtttcataatcttccagttaaaaaaaaaatcaatcacaagtcaacatcatgtacatattttcataaacttggaatttattttcatgaatgttcatcaaatcttcttccttcaaaaagacaaaaaaaaatcaacatgcatcaaagctTTCCCCTGCAATTTCCAACCATGTTTCTCATCTCAAAGTAAAAATGGACACTCATTTctatctcaaaaaaaaaaaaaaaaaaaaaaaaatcaatcaaaaaaaaaatcaaaatttcaaaacaaatgcaaaattttactttctgctattggtatctcggccttctgcaaggcaatggtcgagcccaattttactttctgctattggtatctcggccctctacaaggcaatggtcgagcccaattttactttctgctattggtatctcggccctctacaaggcaatggtcgagcccaattttactttctgctattggtatctcggccctcttcaaggcaatggtcgagcccaattttactttctgccattggtatctcggccctctgcaaggcaatggtcgagcccaattttactttccgcattggtatctcggccctctccaaggcaatggtcgaccccaattttactttctgccattggtatctcggccctctacaaggcaatggtcgagcccaattttactttctgctattggtatctcggccctctgcaaggcaatggtcgagcccaattttactttctgctattggtatctcggccctctacaaggcaatggtcgagcccaattttactttctgctattggtatctcggccctctgcaaggcaatggtcgagccaaATTTTACTTTccgccattggtatctcggccctctgcaaggcaatggtcgagcccaattttactttctgccattggtatctcggccctctgcaaggcaatggtcgagcccaattttactttctgctattggtatctcggccctctgcaaggcaatggtcgagcccaattttactttctgctattggtatctcggccctctgcaaggcaatggtcgagcccaattttactttccgccattggtatctcggccctctgcaaggcaatggtcgagcccaattttactttctgctattggtatctcggccctctgcaaggcaatggtcgagcccaattttactttctgcgattggtatctcggccctctgcaaggcaatggtcgagcccaattttactttctgatattggtatctcggccctctgcaaggcaatggtcgagcccaattttactttccgccattggtatctcggccctctgcaaggcaatggtcgagcccaattttactttctgccattggtatctcggccctctgcaaggcaatgctcgagcccaattttactttctgctattggtatctcggccctctgcaaggcaatggtcgagcccaattttactttctgctattggtatctcggccctctgcaaggcaatggtcgagcccaattttactttccgccattggtatctcggccctctgcaaggcaatggttgagcccaattttactttctgccattggtatctcggccctctgcaaggcaatggtcgagcccaattttactttctgccattggtatctcggccctctgcaaggcaatggtcgagcccaattttactttaaGCTATTGGTATCTccgccctctgcaaggcaatggtcgagcccaattttactttttgttattggtatctcggccctctgcaaggcaatggtcgagtcCAGCAATCAAACTCATCATTCACACGTGAGCAATTTTACGTTCGTCCTTtacactgttcaaccgttcgtcctcaaccgttcggcctagcAGCTTGATTAGGCGCTCGTTCAAACAGTTCAACCGTGAGCAATCAGCGTTCGTCTTTTCTCAGCCCAAGCGCTCGTCCTGATCTTCCAATTTCGAAAACGCTCGTCCTCGCCTTTATGCGAACGTTCGTTTCAAACCGCTCGTCCTCGCCTTTATGCGAACGTTCGTTTcgaaccgttcgtcctcatccGCTCGTCCTATGCTTTGttctaccgttcggcttttcggtgtgttaggacgttcgtcctcatcttcaaccgttcggtcataatgtTTTGATGAACGTTCGGGCTCAATGATATATGTCTTCAGCGTTCGGCTTTGGACGTTCGGCCGATTGTGGTGTTcagcaaatagcgttcggtcatgtttgtgttagtgaacgttcggttttgatgtgttatgtgttagtgagcgttcggttttattgtttttcgagcgttcggtttatattgtttaatgagcgttcggtcatcactTGAGCGCTCGGTTTctcttttgaacgttcggtctccagCGTTCGTATTTCCtgcgttcggttttgaacgctcgtcctcgtTATTCTAGCGCTCGTCCTCGCTATCCTGGCGCTCGTCCTAATTACCTCCCCTTTCTACCGATCGTCTAATTTCCCCTACCGCTCGTCCCGATCACCCATCGCTCGAGGGCCCAGTAATGATACTCACCACCACCTTAACAAACATCCACTACTGTTTCCCATTATTCCCCACCAATTATTCCCAGAATCTGTCACCAACCCAATAATTTTTGCATCCTCCAATTAAAGCTGCCGACAGACGAACTCCAATCAGAGCTGCCGACAATTCTCAATCTTCTGCCAATTTAAGGGCATGGCACTGGCTCCCTCTGGGGGGGGCATGAGAATCCCTCCGACCATTCTCCATCACAACCCAGATCCATCTCTTCATCCCTACGCCTCACGATCAGtaccttttcttcttcactttcattCATTCATCAAACACCTCACGGCCACTGCCAAACTTCAAACTCTATCACCTCCAGCATCATCATTTCCAACACTACTATAAACACCTCACGACCAACCCATCATTTTCATCCCTTACCTTCTTCATTCTCAACACCCTATACCACGGCGTGACCAATAACCCGTATCCCTCTCACGCGCAACAAAAAATCTCATTTCCTTCAGCACACTCCAACCCTAAGAACCCCTTTGTCATCCACAACCCATACGATTAACTGCAAAATCCAGTTCCTCCCCAGCAAGCTACCATGCAATTCAGCCTCCAACCACCATGAACCACATCAAACCTGCAAGAAATGTAACAGACAACCCAACCCATTCCCAAATCACCACCTACAGCTACATAGAAACCCATTCCTTCATCGCAACCACCTCCAGACCCATCTTGAGTCCTAGATTAAGATAACAGTGTGAAGCGGAGAAGAGAAGGAGGGGAGAAGCTCGGCGCGGCAACGGGTGGCGTCCTGGTTTGCCGGTGTCGGAGAGAGAAGACCAAGAAAGCTGTGGTGCGGTGGCGCGGTGGCTGGCTCGAGGAAGTGGTGGCGCGGAGACTGAACGAGGGTAATGGTGCGGTGGCCGGTTTGGACGTGGTGACAGGTTCGGTAGCACACAGGGAATGCACCCTTTGGTTCGAATTCCTAGTAGAGGGAGAAGCGAGATTTGGGTCTGGGGAGATGaaaaatgagaatgaaatgAGGGAGACCTGTCTCCTAAGAGTTGAAGAATAATACGGCCTTGgacccttttctttttttgaccCAACTCtcactaataaaacaaaaaaaaataaaataaaataaaataaaaatcatttctcCTTCACACACCCCGTTTCTCACTTGTACTCCCTTTCAATTTGGGCTTAGGTCTTTtctgccaaaaaaaaaaaaatatgaagaaggagaagaattgGGCCGAACACACATTTTAGGATGCACTTCCGTTTTCATATTTACACTTGGACAGATACAAAGTTGAAAAAAGCGGATTTGGACCGAAATTGAGGAACCTCGGTTTTATTATGCACGCACttctggtttttatctctgtaccctTTTGTCTCtttagcttttatttttatgtttttattgcaTATAACCCCTTTGTATAGTAACTCCCAtccctttgttttatttatatttattagattattttgtttcgttttgcataaaaattacaaaaaaataataataataaaaaacatataaaacttaaaaaaaaaaaacatttaatgatataaatatcggtatcagtactcgtgcgatcgtatgcatcagcctagtacttattgcccaaatataaaataaataaaaagccgtgtgagtgctcgtgcgatcgtacgcatcagcctagtactcattacgcaaaacaataagaggaaaaagccgtgtgggTGCTCGTGctatcgtacgcatcagcctagtactcattacgcaaaacaataagaggaaaaagccgtgtgagtgctcgtgcgatcgtacgcatcagcctagtgctcattacgcaaaaaatctaaatattacatcaaaaaataccaaaaaaatataaaaatcttcaaaaactaaaaacatccacattttcaaacaacaaacattttctcagccagaactacgtgatccttgattctccatcacaagtggagatacgtaggagcaaggctagtctttgtcaggttcactctcccaaaaatctaaaattatccataacaaattctcaaacaatttcctaaacaaaatttcaagcagttttctaaaagaactacggaaccctgatttctcattctgaatgggaatacgtaggagcaaggtcaatccttgtcgggcccaaaaaaaaaaaaactaaaaaaatatgttttgtttatttagatttttattttaagggaaagttaaacattttgaaaaccacatcatattcgcatatttaattaaaggtactgctttaAGGCagacgttgtagggtgctaataccttccctacacgtaaccgactcccgaactaagaatctggttctaatagaccatgccttatcattttatggtttttccgtagttttccagaataaactatggtggcgactccaaatctctttttcaaactttctttttcctttttttggatcgtcgtcccgtcgcgattccggttgcgacacctCTGCATCAAGATTTAGGAATTTCATAGCAGCTAACGAGTGGCAACATGGTATGGCAGTGATTTCCCACTTCTTGCATGTACACAAATTTTCATCTAAATTGACTACAAATTTGTCACCGGCTTGGGACACATGGCGAACTTCAAAAATCTTTTTTGCTGACCAGCTgtaaaatcaaaacaagaaacacattataatcataaaccactaacacattttaaaacaaatcatAAGTGAACAAACCTCATTCTTACCACGGTATCCAATATTTAGTTAACTGAGACTCCTTCTTTAGTCTACTCTTGATTTTTGGACAAATGTTCCCAGAAAGTGATTGACTTTTTGTCCTGTTAGTTGCCCATCTCTTCATCAAGTAAAGCCGGATTTCCTCCATCATGGTTACGATTGGCTTAGACCTTGTATGCACCATTACACTATTGAAAGCCTCCGACAAGTTGTTAACCAAAGTATCACACTGAGCCTTGCTGCTAAATCTTGATCTTGACCAGTACCTACAACATAT
The Vigna angularis cultivar LongXiaoDou No.4 chromosome 5, ASM1680809v1, whole genome shotgun sequence genome window above contains:
- the LOC128196659 gene encoding uncharacterized protein LOC128196659 yields the protein MAYRAKAIASDNVDGSFKDQYRRIYDYANEVLARNPGSTVKVKVQENVDGISFMRFYTCLKACKDSFVSCRPIIGLDGAFLKGKYGGEMLTAVGRDANDQMLPLAYAVVEVENKDTWKWFLQFLVEDLGGEEVSSSFTFMSDQQKGLLQAVQEVVPGVDQRFCVRHLYANFRKKFPAKQLKRLMWKTATATHPQAWEAEMRNIKQLNDEAFKYLLKIPPRYWSRSRFSSKAQCDTLVNNLSEAFNSVMVHTRSKPIVTMMEEIRLYLMKRWATNRTKSQSLSGNICPKIKSRLKKESQLTKYWIPCWSAKKIFEVRHVSQAGDKFVVNLDENLCTCKKWEITAIPCCHSLAAMKFLNLDAETQISLLPLLGIRTKGCIPCVLPNLSPRPNRPPHHYPRSVSAPPLPRASHRATAPQLSWSSLSDTGKPGRHPLPRRASPLLLFSASHCYLNLGLKMGLEVVAMKEWVSM